Proteins from a genomic interval of Flammeovirgaceae bacterium SG7u.111:
- a CDS encoding sigma-70 family RNA polymerase sigma factor, translated as MNSASSKDQELLLKLQGGDESVLVWLYTKNKKDFLGWAYKYYQLREDEAEDVFQDAIISFNDNVRLGKLTELSSSLKTYIFAIAKNLVLKHLHKSKRIDLHEDGTTYAFDTSDSIEKEIVSSEKVEMIRGILQQIKDPCHSILKMFYYKKYPMEVIARELNYKNENVVKSQKLRCVNELKKLIKQKYTKEDLL; from the coding sequence ATGAATTCAGCAAGTAGTAAGGATCAGGAGTTGCTTTTGAAGCTTCAAGGAGGAGATGAAAGTGTGTTAGTATGGCTCTATACCAAAAACAAAAAAGATTTCTTGGGTTGGGCTTATAAGTACTACCAACTGAGAGAAGATGAGGCGGAAGATGTATTCCAAGATGCTATTATCAGTTTTAATGACAATGTAAGACTAGGAAAGCTCACAGAATTAAGCAGCTCTCTAAAAACCTACATTTTTGCCATAGCTAAAAATCTTGTTCTCAAACATCTGCACAAAAGCAAACGGATTGACCTGCATGAAGATGGGACTACCTATGCATTTGATACTTCAGATAGTATTGAGAAAGAAATAGTCTCTTCGGAAAAAGTAGAAATGATAAGAGGAATTTTACAACAAATCAAAGACCCTTGTCACTCTATTTTGAAAATGTTTTATTACAAAAAATATCCCATGGAAGTAATTGCAAGGGAATTGAATTATAAAAATGAAAATGTAGTGAAGTCTCAAAAGCTACGTTGTGTGAATGAACTAAAGAAACTAATCAAACAAAAATATACCAAAGAAGACCTTTTATAA
- a CDS encoding gluconokinase, translating to MKKEYIIGLDLGTTSVKSLAYSLDGKVLKVANVPISTHRPSQQISEQVPDEVLSAVIKSLCEVAEGRQPMAISVSSAMHSIIAVDKDGKLLTNAIIWSDTRSIQEAEEIKKSANGHVIYKNTGTPIHPMSPLAKLVWLKKNEPEIHQNAFRFLSLKEYILFKFFGEYVVDHSIASASGLFNNSTLQWDEIALEIAGITSERLSRPVPSTFQLKGLRQEYADAIGIGKTTPFVVGASDGCLANLGANAMKKGEASVTIGTSGAIRVASSAPIADDQERLFSYVLNEHHFISGGPINNGGIALQWFCQSVLQFVEKPMDKAMELAASVEPGANGLVFLPYLLGERAPIWDGAAKSAFVGLTFNHTIAHMARAVLEGVAFSIKHVAEALEENVGKLDVVYASGGFANSDLWVQILADVLGAKINITESHENSAIGAAILGLYALGNISDLSNLSDLVKVSREFNPNPTFREKYSKNFEVYRGLYGKLKDDFHSI from the coding sequence ATGAAAAAAGAATATATTATTGGCCTGGACTTAGGGACTACAAGTGTAAAATCATTAGCCTATAGCCTCGATGGAAAAGTATTAAAAGTGGCTAATGTGCCCATTAGTACGCATAGACCTAGCCAGCAAATTAGCGAGCAGGTTCCTGATGAAGTACTTTCAGCTGTGATAAAGAGCTTGTGTGAGGTAGCTGAAGGACGACAGCCCATGGCTATATCAGTAAGCAGTGCTATGCATAGCATAATTGCAGTAGATAAAGATGGAAAACTGCTGACCAATGCAATTATTTGGTCCGATACCAGAAGTATTCAAGAAGCCGAAGAAATTAAAAAAAGTGCGAATGGGCATGTGATTTATAAAAATACAGGTACACCCATTCACCCAATGTCACCATTAGCCAAGTTGGTTTGGTTGAAGAAAAACGAACCAGAGATCCATCAAAATGCCTTTCGTTTTCTTTCACTCAAAGAATATATCTTATTCAAGTTTTTTGGAGAATATGTGGTAGATCATTCTATTGCTTCCGCTAGTGGGTTATTTAATAACTCAACTTTACAATGGGACGAAATAGCATTGGAGATAGCAGGCATTACTTCTGAAAGGCTTTCTCGTCCAGTCCCCAGTACTTTTCAGTTAAAAGGGTTGAGACAAGAGTATGCTGATGCCATAGGCATTGGGAAAACAACTCCATTTGTGGTTGGGGCGAGCGATGGCTGCTTGGCAAACCTAGGTGCCAATGCAATGAAAAAAGGCGAAGCTTCGGTGACTATTGGTACAAGTGGGGCTATAAGGGTAGCTAGCTCAGCGCCAATTGCCGATGATCAAGAAAGGCTATTCAGTTATGTGCTCAATGAGCATCATTTTATTTCGGGAGGGCCTATCAACAATGGAGGGATTGCCTTGCAATGGTTTTGCCAATCTGTTTTACAGTTTGTAGAAAAACCTATGGATAAAGCAATGGAACTGGCAGCTAGTGTTGAGCCAGGAGCAAATGGATTGGTTTTTTTGCCCTACTTGCTAGGCGAAAGAGCTCCTATATGGGATGGGGCAGCGAAAAGTGCTTTTGTTGGACTCACCTTTAATCATACTATTGCCCATATGGCTAGGGCGGTGCTAGAAGGAGTTGCATTTTCTATCAAGCATGTAGCCGAAGCCTTGGAAGAAAATGTAGGGAAACTTGATGTAGTTTACGCAAGCGGTGGTTTTGCCAATTCGGACTTGTGGGTGCAGATACTTGCCGATGTTTTGGGGGCAAAAATTAACATTACTGAAAGCCATGAAAATTCTGCTATCGGCGCTGCTATCCTTGGTTTATATGCACTAGGGAATATTTCGGACCTGAGTAATTTGAGTGACTTGGTTAAAGTATCACGAGAGTTTAACCCTAACCCAACCTTCAGAGAAAAGTATTCTAAAAACTTCGAGGTGTATAGAGGTCTGTATGGAAAGCTCAAAGATGATTTCCATTCTATTTAA